The following coding sequences are from one Ursus arctos isolate Adak ecotype North America unplaced genomic scaffold, UrsArc2.0 scaffold_23, whole genome shotgun sequence window:
- the LOC123000426 gene encoding organic anion transporter 7-like — MQKDLEAAKIKPSMCDSVHAFNLHKGICALSSVRLATAVLAYGLTPHLQHMREIIFLFQILSGFVNLPGNWAGVLAMNHLGRRVSQMIFMFLLGISILAITFVPRGEKRAWGRKQLLGIPQGLHGPPI, encoded by the exons ATGCAGAAGGACCTGGAGGCAGCAAAGATAAAACCTTCCATGTGTGACTCGGTCCACGCATTCAACCTGCATAAAGGAATCTGTGCCCTGTCCTCTGTGAG ACTCGCCACTGCCGTACTCGCTTATGGCCTGACTCCCCACCTCCAGCACATGCGGGAAATTATTTTCCTGTTCCAGATTCTCTCTGGCTTCGTCAACCTTCCAGGCAACTGGGCTGGAGTTTTGGCAATGAATCACCTGGGCCGACGAGTGAGCCAGATGATTTTTATGTTCCTGCTGGGAATCTCCATTCTAGCCATCACGTTTGTGCCCCGAGGTGAGAAGAGAGCGTGGGGTAGAAAACAGCTTCTCGGCATTCCGCAGGGATTGCATGGACCACCGATCTGA